One Roseimaritima multifibrata DNA window includes the following coding sequences:
- a CDS encoding DUF1003 domain-containing protein produces MNHKKTKCTVCGKLFSLSELTPGRFMRPNVAERIVAEHPEWNDDSYICHSDLNRYRSLYIQNVLEQERGELTTLEHDVINSLREHDIVSQNLNDAIESQSTVGQRLADKVASFGGSWTFILLFAGILIVWVSINSVAIFIRPFDPFPFIFLNLVLSCLAAIQAPIIMMSQNRQGDKDRMQSENDYRINLKAELEIRHLHSKMDLLLTHQWQRLLEIQQVQTDLLEELSNKR; encoded by the coding sequence ATGAACCATAAGAAAACCAAATGCACCGTCTGCGGAAAACTGTTTTCGCTGTCAGAGCTGACTCCCGGGCGTTTCATGCGTCCCAATGTTGCCGAGCGCATCGTCGCCGAGCATCCAGAATGGAATGACGATTCTTACATCTGCCATAGCGATCTAAATCGCTATCGCAGCCTGTACATCCAAAACGTACTCGAACAGGAACGTGGCGAATTAACGACGCTAGAGCATGATGTCATCAACAGTTTGCGCGAACATGACATCGTCTCTCAAAACCTAAATGATGCGATTGAAAGTCAGTCCACCGTCGGGCAGCGACTTGCCGACAAGGTTGCCAGCTTTGGTGGAAGCTGGACGTTTATTCTCCTTTTTGCGGGAATCTTGATTGTTTGGGTTTCGATCAATTCTGTCGCCATTTTCATTCGACCGTTTGATCCCTTCCCGTTCATTTTCTTGAACCTGGTCCTATCCTGCTTAGCTGCGATCCAGGCCCCCATCATCATGATGAGCCAAAACCGGCAAGGCGACAAAGATCGAATGCAATCGGAGAACGACTATCGAATCAATTTGAAAGCTGAGCTAGAAATTCGCCACCTACATTCTAAAATGGACTTATTACTGACGCACCAGTGGCAACGACTGCTTGAAATTCAACAAGTTCAAACCGACTTGCTGGAAGAATTGAGTAACAAGCGGTAA
- a CDS encoding DUF58 domain-containing protein, with protein MIPREMLRKIRAIQIRTSHKVDELLAGNWHSAFKGRGIEFEEVRPYQIGDDVRAIDWNVTARSGEPFIKLFREERELAVHLLVDLSGSLNFGTTTQTKRELVAELGALLSMSAIRNDDRVGLTLFTDAIEKSIPARKGSRHVLRLIRELLYCQPVGTGTNLQGALEHLNRVSKRRTVVFLISDFQDSGYERSLKVASRKHDIIPVIVADPCEHEMPNVGLVRLRDEETGETITLDTASRKNREKYSRRYFKHADARDQLFRRLRLTPIHLETGRDIVDPLHQYFHARERRS; from the coding sequence ATGATTCCACGAGAAATGTTGCGGAAGATTCGCGCGATTCAAATTCGGACATCGCACAAGGTCGATGAATTGCTTGCGGGCAACTGGCATTCGGCCTTTAAGGGACGCGGTATCGAATTTGAAGAGGTGCGACCCTATCAGATCGGCGACGACGTGCGCGCAATCGACTGGAACGTTACCGCTCGTAGCGGAGAACCGTTTATTAAGCTTTTTCGCGAAGAACGGGAGCTTGCAGTTCACTTGCTTGTCGATCTGAGCGGTTCGCTAAACTTTGGCACAACCACGCAAACCAAGCGAGAATTGGTGGCCGAACTGGGAGCGTTGCTTTCGATGTCGGCCATCCGGAATGATGACAGAGTCGGGTTGACGTTGTTCACCGATGCTATCGAGAAGAGCATTCCCGCTCGCAAAGGATCGCGGCACGTGTTGCGATTGATTCGCGAACTACTGTACTGCCAGCCCGTTGGGACCGGGACAAACCTGCAAGGTGCACTTGAGCACTTGAATCGAGTCTCCAAACGCCGGACGGTCGTGTTTCTCATTAGCGACTTTCAAGATTCAGGCTACGAAAGATCGCTTAAAGTCGCCAGCCGTAAACACGACATTATTCCCGTTATCGTCGCGGACCCGTGCGAACATGAAATGCCTAACGTCGGCTTGGTTCGATTGCGCGATGAGGAAACTGGGGAAACGATCACGTTGGATACGGCCAGTCGGAAAAATCGCGAGAAGTACTCGCGGCGATACTTTAAACACGCCGACGCCCGTGATCAATTGTTTCGTCGTTTGCGACTCACACCGATTCATTTGGAAACCGGCCGAGACATCGTCGATCCTTTACACCAATACTTTCACGCTCGAGAGCGACGATCATGA
- a CDS encoding DUF1559 domain-containing protein has translation MTFHRTLRSQVRRGFTLVELLVVIAIIGVLVGLLLPAVQAAREAARRMQCSNNLKQIGLALHNYESTHKVFPGPEYSTSTASMVFGFSVQAQVLPFIENANLEALIDYREPLYLGALNYQQFNAVHAVAARTVVPAFLCPSDPQNPINVSGTDTFAGLNYVVCAGSGTGKNYDSRAQTDGMFWRGSHTGFRDMTDGSSNTLLLAEALIGGGASYPTPPPAPAMPYFRYIATYAGGPGSMYGSGMGFNGAPGDNPVLEVAVAGAASWSGARCNAWIHGKDIDTGFNAYASPNAPTADVAKNSLGFFAARSLHPAGVNVACGDGSVHFISDSVDMKTWRGMSTRSGREVVSLP, from the coding sequence ATGACTTTCCATCGAACCTTACGCTCTCAAGTAAGACGCGGATTCACTCTTGTGGAATTGCTTGTCGTCATCGCGATTATCGGCGTGCTTGTCGGTTTGCTGCTCCCCGCGGTTCAAGCGGCTCGGGAAGCTGCTCGGCGCATGCAGTGCAGTAATAACCTGAAACAGATTGGACTAGCGCTGCACAACTACGAATCAACGCACAAGGTCTTTCCAGGGCCTGAATACTCGACTTCAACCGCCAGTATGGTGTTTGGATTTTCGGTTCAGGCTCAGGTCTTGCCGTTTATCGAAAACGCAAATCTGGAAGCACTTATTGACTATCGTGAACCGCTTTATCTGGGGGCTTTGAACTATCAGCAATTCAATGCCGTCCATGCGGTGGCAGCTAGGACCGTCGTGCCAGCGTTTCTCTGTCCGTCGGATCCGCAAAATCCAATTAATGTTAGCGGGACGGATACATTTGCTGGCTTGAATTATGTCGTCTGCGCGGGGTCGGGGACCGGTAAAAACTATGATTCGCGAGCCCAAACCGATGGCATGTTTTGGCGTGGTTCGCACACTGGATTTCGCGACATGACCGATGGTTCATCCAATACGCTTCTGCTGGCGGAAGCCCTCATCGGCGGCGGAGCTTCATATCCGACACCGCCCCCGGCCCCGGCGATGCCCTATTTTCGCTATATCGCGACCTACGCAGGTGGCCCGGGGAGCATGTATGGATCCGGGATGGGGTTCAACGGCGCTCCAGGCGACAACCCCGTTTTAGAAGTTGCGGTAGCGGGAGCCGCCTCATGGTCCGGGGCAAGATGTAACGCTTGGATTCATGGCAAAGATATTGACACCGGCTTCAACGCTTACGCATCTCCAAACGCACCAACGGCGGACGTCGCAAAAAACAGCTTGGGCTTCTTTGCAGCACGCAGTCTTCATCCCGCTGGAGTCAATGTCGCTTGCGGTGACGGCAGCGTCCACTTCATTTCCGATAGTGTGGACATGAAGACGTGGCGAGGGATGTCCACTCGCAGTGGTCGCGAAGTCGTTTCGCTTCCTTAG
- the mprF gene encoding bifunctional lysylphosphatidylglycerol flippase/synthetase MprF, whose translation MKQYSHILKPLVTIAFFAIAMYLLHHEFKQYNVHEIATSFHAIPITAAIAALFLTACNYTVMIGYDWFGVKLVKHPLSLKQISIAALLYYAMSNSLGILFGGAPVRARLYSGWGMSSAEIMRLILFIGVAFWIGLFCLGGLLFVVTPFDIPDRFHLPLANSQPLGFIMLALAGSYFAWCMLRRNPIHLRGVNFQPPPLRIALAQSGVAMLDFLFASAALFVLLPEDAGISFLPFTAIFLLAIIVSLLSHVPGGLGILELVLVTMLPESSHGLVASLLVYRVIYYLIPLLLALTSISAVSLVNLRRRNQQGTGTTAAKLQTLASSATTAANVVAPRLITGAIFVAGLVLLFSGSLPATDGRMKLLRQAMPLPLVEISHLAGSIIGALLLILARALQRRIDAAWTMTVGLLGISVITSLAKGFDYEEAIVLSILLIAILPCRSYFYRKGNLLAPSISVGWLASVAIALGLSFWLVLFAFRHVEYSNQLWWEFAYRGDAPRSLRALLAAAVVFALVAVAKLLRSRPAVPPLPTEAEMAEVESIVKDSESTVANLALLGDKRFIFSDDRKAVAMFGCEGNSWITMSDPIGPEKSADNAAWKFREACDAIGVVPVFYQIAEQHLARYIEMGMTMLKLGEEGRVPLENFSLEGSHRKDLRRTKKKSNEAGLKFKIIPQAEVATVMPRLKEISDAWLGDKSAGEKGFSLGFFDQDYIARYDIAVIVRPNPTATLAPNVEPDDPKAEEVPNTSLDPADQIIAFANIWRGANQVELSIDLMRYIPDAPHGVMELLFLELMLYGRSEGFGYFSLGMAPLSGVDPHPLGPRWNRLSNLIFRHGEHFYNFQGLRAYKNKFAPEWSPKYLAAPGGLATARALTDVVTLIGGGLRKILHR comes from the coding sequence ATGAAACAATACTCTCACATCCTCAAACCGCTTGTCACGATCGCATTCTTTGCGATCGCGATGTATTTGCTGCACCACGAATTCAAGCAGTACAACGTCCATGAAATTGCGACCAGTTTCCATGCAATCCCAATCACTGCGGCAATTGCGGCACTGTTCTTAACGGCCTGCAATTACACCGTCATGATCGGTTATGACTGGTTCGGCGTGAAATTGGTCAAACATCCGCTCAGTCTGAAACAGATCAGCATTGCAGCACTGCTCTATTACGCGATGAGTAATTCGTTAGGCATTTTGTTTGGCGGAGCACCGGTCCGCGCGCGTCTGTATTCAGGCTGGGGCATGTCTTCCGCGGAAATCATGCGACTGATCCTGTTCATTGGGGTGGCCTTTTGGATCGGGCTGTTTTGTCTTGGTGGCTTGCTGTTTGTCGTCACGCCATTCGACATTCCCGACCGGTTTCATTTGCCACTGGCCAACAGTCAACCGCTCGGTTTTATCATGCTGGCTCTGGCCGGATCGTACTTTGCTTGGTGTATGTTGCGTCGCAATCCGATCCACCTTCGAGGTGTGAATTTTCAGCCACCACCACTTCGCATCGCGTTAGCACAATCGGGTGTGGCAATGCTGGACTTCCTGTTTGCATCGGCTGCACTTTTCGTGTTGCTTCCAGAAGATGCGGGAATCAGCTTCCTGCCGTTTACCGCAATTTTTTTGCTCGCGATCATTGTTTCGTTGCTTAGCCATGTTCCCGGTGGGCTGGGCATTCTGGAATTGGTACTAGTCACGATGTTACCGGAATCATCGCATGGGCTGGTTGCCTCGCTACTCGTCTATCGGGTCATTTACTATCTGATACCTTTACTGCTCGCGCTGACGTCCATTTCGGCGGTATCGCTTGTCAATCTTCGTCGTCGAAATCAGCAGGGAACGGGAACGACAGCCGCGAAACTCCAGACTCTGGCAAGTTCGGCGACGACGGCCGCCAACGTTGTAGCTCCGCGTCTGATCACCGGTGCCATTTTTGTCGCCGGTTTGGTCCTTCTTTTCTCAGGCTCTCTGCCCGCTACCGATGGCCGCATGAAATTGCTTCGCCAAGCGATGCCTTTGCCACTGGTCGAAATTTCGCACCTAGCAGGCAGCATTATCGGTGCATTGTTGTTGATTTTGGCTCGCGCACTTCAGCGGAGAATCGACGCCGCATGGACAATGACGGTCGGACTACTGGGAATCAGCGTCATCACGTCACTCGCCAAAGGTTTTGACTACGAAGAAGCCATCGTGCTATCGATTCTTTTGATTGCAATCCTGCCGTGCCGAAGCTACTTCTATCGCAAAGGCAACTTACTTGCGCCGTCGATCAGTGTTGGGTGGCTCGCTTCCGTTGCGATCGCGTTGGGGCTTTCATTTTGGCTGGTTTTGTTTGCGTTTCGCCACGTGGAATACTCCAATCAACTGTGGTGGGAATTTGCTTACCGAGGGGACGCGCCGCGATCGCTGCGAGCCCTACTTGCCGCTGCCGTTGTATTCGCACTGGTGGCCGTCGCCAAATTACTTCGCTCCCGTCCTGCCGTTCCCCCATTGCCAACCGAAGCAGAGATGGCGGAAGTCGAATCGATTGTCAAGGATTCCGAATCAACCGTGGCAAACCTGGCACTGCTAGGAGACAAACGCTTTATTTTCAGCGACGATCGTAAAGCGGTGGCAATGTTCGGTTGCGAAGGCAATAGCTGGATCACGATGAGCGATCCGATCGGCCCTGAGAAATCGGCGGACAATGCAGCGTGGAAGTTCCGCGAAGCCTGTGATGCAATCGGAGTCGTACCGGTTTTCTACCAGATCGCTGAGCAGCATTTGGCTCGCTACATCGAAATGGGAATGACGATGCTGAAATTGGGCGAAGAGGGACGTGTGCCGTTGGAGAATTTTTCTCTAGAAGGCAGTCACCGCAAAGACCTCCGCCGCACGAAAAAGAAATCTAACGAAGCGGGACTGAAATTTAAAATCATCCCACAAGCCGAAGTGGCGACGGTGATGCCGCGATTAAAGGAAATTTCAGATGCTTGGTTGGGGGACAAGTCGGCGGGCGAGAAAGGATTTTCGCTAGGATTCTTCGACCAGGACTACATCGCCCGCTACGACATCGCAGTGATTGTCCGCCCCAACCCGACAGCCACGCTTGCCCCAAACGTGGAACCTGACGATCCAAAGGCTGAAGAGGTTCCTAACACAAGCCTGGATCCAGCCGACCAGATCATCGCGTTCGCGAACATTTGGCGGGGCGCAAACCAAGTCGAACTTTCTATCGACCTGATGCGTTACATCCCGGATGCGCCTCATGGAGTGATGGAGCTGCTTTTCCTGGAACTGATGCTGTATGGCCGGAGCGAGGGTTTTGGTTATTTCAGTCTCGGCATGGCTCCGCTCTCTGGCGTCGACCCTCACCCACTTGGACCACGTTGGAACCGGCTTTCAAATCTGATATTTCGACACGGCGAACACTTCTATAACTTCCAGGGTTTGCGAGCTTACAAAAACAAATTCGCACCCGAATGGAGTCCTAAATACCTCGCGGCCCCCGGCGGCCTTGCCACCGCCCGGGCCCTAACGGATGTGGTCACATTGATCGGTGGTGGGCTACGAAAGATTCTGCACCGGTAG
- a CDS encoding AAA family ATPase codes for MLKQTTTRERVTQLTHEIKSHSEPFRRIVDQVSQVLVGQEKLVHRMLVGLLANGHLLIEGVPGLAKTTAVASLAKAINTGFQRLQFTPDLLPADLVGTQVYRPQDQTFVVQKGPIFSNLILADEINRAPAKVQSALLEAMQERQVTIGGETFPLDNPFLVMATQNPVEQEGTYRLPEAQTDRFMLKVIVDYPNRDEELQILERMSKTAAKFDVQPVTSPAEILAARELVDQIYVDSKVKNYVVDLVMATRNPESYGMNLSEFIQFGGSPRATINLTLAAKANAFLAGRGYVTPADVKEIALDVLRHRVMVTYEAEAEERTSESIVMEILNHVQAP; via the coding sequence ATGCTCAAACAGACCACGACTCGCGAACGAGTCACCCAACTTACCCACGAGATTAAGAGTCACAGCGAACCGTTCCGCCGAATCGTTGATCAGGTGAGCCAGGTTCTTGTGGGGCAGGAAAAACTTGTCCATCGAATGTTGGTGGGGCTGTTGGCTAACGGACACTTGCTGATTGAAGGCGTACCGGGTTTGGCAAAGACCACTGCCGTGGCGAGTCTTGCGAAAGCGATCAACACAGGGTTTCAGCGATTGCAGTTTACACCCGACTTGTTGCCAGCTGACTTAGTCGGAACTCAGGTATATCGACCTCAGGATCAAACGTTTGTCGTTCAGAAAGGTCCGATCTTTTCGAACTTGATTTTGGCGGACGAAATTAACCGAGCTCCGGCGAAGGTGCAGAGTGCATTGTTGGAAGCGATGCAGGAACGACAGGTCACGATCGGTGGCGAAACGTTTCCCCTCGATAATCCGTTTTTGGTCATGGCAACACAAAACCCTGTCGAGCAAGAAGGGACCTATCGATTGCCCGAAGCTCAAACAGACCGGTTCATGTTGAAGGTGATCGTGGACTATCCCAACCGCGACGAAGAGTTGCAGATCCTTGAACGAATGAGCAAAACGGCGGCGAAGTTTGATGTCCAGCCGGTGACATCGCCTGCGGAAATTTTGGCGGCACGTGAGTTGGTAGACCAGATCTACGTCGATTCCAAAGTGAAGAACTACGTCGTCGATTTGGTGATGGCAACTCGTAATCCCGAGTCTTACGGAATGAATTTGAGCGAATTCATTCAGTTCGGCGGTTCGCCTCGTGCGACGATCAATTTGACTTTGGCAGCGAAGGCGAATGCTTTTCTGGCGGGTCGAGGCTATGTGACACCCGCGGATGTTAAAGAGATCGCGCTCGATGTGCTTCGCCATCGTGTGATGGTCACCTACGAAGCGGAAGCGGAAGAACGGACCAGTGAGTCGATCGTAATGGAAATTTTGAATCACGTGCAGGCTCCGTGA
- a CDS encoding FAD-dependent oxidoreductase, translated as MNHSNPAQQPHVVIIGGGFGGLETAPRLRKSNVRVTLVDRHNDHLFQPLLYQVATGGLSPANIATPLSSIVRKHASKQKTAK; from the coding sequence ATGAACCATTCCAATCCAGCACAGCAACCTCACGTTGTCATCATTGGTGGAGGATTTGGTGGTCTGGAAACAGCCCCGCGACTTCGCAAGTCGAACGTCCGCGTCACGTTAGTCGATCGGCATAACGACCACCTCTTCCAGCCACTCCTCTACCAAGTCGCCACCGGTGGGCTTTCGCCCGCGAACATTGCGACCCCGCTAAGCTCGATCGTTCGCAAGCATGCAAGCAAGCAAAAAACGGCGAAGTGA
- a CDS encoding vWA domain-containing protein, with the protein MFDSPWYFLLLLFIPLLAWRLFAPRRRDAIRFSSLKLAHAMTPTLRQRLIWLPSALTLAAITVAIVAVARPREGREQTVVDSEGIAIEMVVDRSGSMQAMDFQIDGQPVDRLTAIKKVAGEFVMGEETVERKENEELAGRFSDLVGLITFAGYADGQTPPTLDHMFLVSQLKNVQIVTNRSEDGTAIGDAISLAVEKLNALDARQKEKVKSKVVILLTDGENNAGQLEPIQAAELAATMGIKVYTIGVGTKGEAPVPVTDAFGRQRVRYMQVNIDEATLTKVAEATGGKYFRATDTDSLAKIYAEIDKLEKTKVEAKHYVDYRELAVQSFSGVVHFPPLLMIVFVLLAARLVLQQTWLRELN; encoded by the coding sequence ATGTTCGATTCCCCCTGGTACTTCCTACTTCTGCTGTTCATACCGTTGTTGGCGTGGCGATTGTTCGCTCCTCGTCGTCGCGATGCAATTCGGTTCAGCAGTTTGAAGCTTGCTCATGCGATGACGCCTACACTCCGCCAGCGTTTGATCTGGCTGCCTTCAGCTTTGACGTTGGCCGCAATCACCGTCGCAATCGTGGCCGTTGCTCGCCCTCGCGAAGGGCGTGAACAGACGGTTGTGGACAGCGAAGGGATCGCCATTGAAATGGTCGTCGACCGCAGCGGTAGTATGCAGGCAATGGACTTTCAGATCGATGGGCAACCGGTCGATCGACTGACGGCCATTAAGAAAGTTGCCGGCGAGTTCGTAATGGGTGAAGAAACCGTGGAAAGGAAGGAAAACGAAGAGCTCGCGGGGCGATTCAGCGACCTGGTCGGATTGATTACCTTCGCCGGTTACGCCGACGGGCAAACACCACCAACGCTCGATCACATGTTCCTAGTTTCACAACTAAAGAACGTCCAGATTGTCACCAACCGTAGCGAAGACGGTACCGCGATAGGCGACGCGATCTCGCTGGCCGTTGAAAAACTGAACGCTTTGGACGCTCGTCAGAAAGAGAAAGTCAAAAGTAAGGTCGTGATCTTGTTAACCGACGGCGAGAACAACGCCGGTCAGTTGGAACCGATCCAGGCCGCTGAGCTTGCAGCGACGATGGGTATCAAGGTCTACACGATTGGCGTTGGGACCAAGGGGGAAGCCCCCGTGCCGGTCACCGATGCGTTCGGGCGTCAACGAGTTCGGTACATGCAGGTGAACATCGACGAAGCGACCTTAACCAAGGTTGCCGAGGCGACTGGTGGGAAGTACTTCCGGGCGACCGACACCGATTCGCTGGCGAAGATCTATGCCGAGATCGACAAACTGGAAAAGACAAAGGTCGAAGCGAAACATTATGTGGATTACCGGGAACTGGCCGTGCAATCGTTTTCGGGCGTGGTTCACTTCCCGCCGCTGCTGATGATCGTTTTCGTGTTGCTTGCGGCACGTTTGGTGCTTCAGCAAACATGGCTGCGTGAATTGAACTGA
- a CDS encoding endonuclease/exonuclease/phosphatase family protein codes for MQFRLMTYNIHKGIGGVDRRYRLQRIVDVIAHYQPDVVFLQEVDDGVKRSGHERQIQRLADALEMPFQAYQNNVAVKGGHYGNGILSRFPLGQKLDVDLQVSIKKPRRALIASAEISCGDQTQSLLLCNTHLGLSGFERSVQIKRILALDHFSDRSLPFVVGGDFNDVWAEHGRKLMFPLGFQCAVDRAKTFPAALPIRSLDAIYYRGNLQRLDSFSGRIQLARKASDHLPVIADFEVVSPQGTASI; via the coding sequence ATGCAATTTCGGTTGATGACTTACAACATCCACAAGGGGATCGGTGGCGTTGATCGTCGTTATCGCCTGCAGCGCATTGTCGATGTGATTGCCCACTATCAACCAGATGTTGTTTTCCTGCAAGAAGTTGACGATGGTGTCAAGCGTTCAGGGCATGAGCGGCAGATTCAGCGTTTAGCGGATGCGTTGGAAATGCCTTTTCAAGCGTACCAGAACAATGTTGCCGTAAAGGGTGGACACTACGGAAACGGAATCCTCAGTCGGTTTCCCTTGGGGCAGAAACTGGACGTTGACTTACAGGTTTCGATCAAAAAGCCTCGCCGTGCGCTGATTGCGTCGGCTGAAATTTCTTGCGGCGACCAAACACAGTCGCTCCTGCTGTGCAACACGCACCTGGGGTTATCGGGGTTCGAGCGGAGCGTGCAGATCAAACGAATTCTGGCGCTCGATCATTTTAGTGACCGGTCGCTCCCCTTCGTCGTCGGCGGTGACTTCAACGACGTATGGGCGGAACATGGACGGAAGTTGATGTTTCCGCTTGGGTTTCAATGTGCGGTCGATCGAGCGAAAACGTTTCCAGCTGCCCTGCCAATTCGCAGTCTGGACGCTATCTATTATCGCGGAAATTTGCAAAGGTTGGATAGCTTTTCCGGGCGTATCCAACTTGCTCGCAAAGCGTCGGACCACCTTCCCGTCATCGCCGACTTTGAAGTGGTGTCACCGCAGGGGACGGCATCGATTTGA
- a CDS encoding SAM-dependent methyltransferase, translating into MTQSIQSACYFLLSIAISIGGQPLSPECQGADVFSTPFHLVGVGPGDADLMTLRAARVIENADIIICRKNHSETFRDYLQGKEVHHEFSGMIPFYSRDPSLYEGEERKRAEQYQAKRLKLIHLVRGAAKAGRTVAVLDNGDPMIFGPSTWMLEEFADLKPQVVPGLSSFNAANAALGTGITSGGRTKSVTLTAGDWIKTEDTIEKLSVHRNTMVLFTMRAEFQDFIEKLSINYPAETPIAIVQQAGHAAGEKIIRSTLGSALEEVASDDLPFEYLIYVGDFLARQPKQ; encoded by the coding sequence ATGACTCAATCCATTCAATCCGCGTGCTACTTTCTGCTCTCGATCGCCATTTCGATTGGGGGCCAACCATTGTCACCTGAGTGCCAGGGGGCAGATGTTTTCTCGACGCCGTTTCATCTCGTCGGCGTTGGCCCAGGAGATGCGGACTTGATGACCTTGCGAGCTGCAAGGGTTATCGAAAATGCCGACATCATTATCTGTCGCAAAAATCACTCGGAAACGTTCCGTGATTACCTGCAGGGTAAAGAGGTACACCACGAATTTTCTGGGATGATTCCGTTTTATAGTCGCGATCCTTCGCTGTACGAGGGAGAAGAGCGGAAGCGAGCGGAACAGTACCAGGCGAAACGTTTGAAGCTGATCCATCTCGTGCGTGGTGCGGCGAAAGCTGGCCGGACGGTCGCAGTGCTTGATAACGGTGATCCGATGATTTTTGGTCCGTCGACTTGGATGCTTGAAGAGTTTGCAGACCTGAAGCCGCAGGTGGTTCCCGGACTGAGTTCATTTAATGCAGCCAATGCCGCTCTCGGAACCGGAATCACCTCAGGTGGTCGCACGAAAAGCGTGACATTGACCGCAGGTGATTGGATTAAAACCGAAGACACAATTGAAAAGTTGTCGGTTCATCGCAACACGATGGTCCTGTTTACAATGCGAGCGGAGTTTCAAGATTTTATTGAAAAATTGTCGATCAACTATCCTGCCGAAACACCCATCGCCATTGTTCAGCAGGCGGGGCACGCAGCAGGTGAGAAAATCATTCGCAGTACACTAGGTAGTGCCTTAGAGGAAGTGGCGTCGGATGACTTGCCGTTTGAATACCTGATTTACGTCGGAGACTTCTTGGCACGGCAACCTAAGCAATAG
- a CDS encoding BatD family protein, with protein MNQCQQLQSRMADGVRARRNAVTALPERSRPNVIALLAATAVLCFASTTFASDPTVTAVASADQVQVAEPFTLEITVEANQGSKVTFPEGQTALGDFDVRDTSDAFDIPSADDPGKRTWTRVLKLESLAAGELQIPPMNIQVGENGKVALLATQPVRVRVASVLEDRADPTQFRDIESVVDVSIPENNRNSMVSWGTGIAGLAALALLVGVAVQRRRRWTTPLAWAREQFDALDPADEFVLAKLSHVAREFLVMQFEMPETGSTPQEITARLLTESQIDAKTCDRFNELFDLADKSKFAGLQLSPDESARAIGDSRTLIEQLANDLDRN; from the coding sequence ATGAATCAATGTCAACAACTTCAAAGCAGAATGGCGGATGGTGTCCGTGCTAGGCGGAATGCCGTCACGGCTTTGCCGGAGAGGTCGCGTCCTAACGTGATCGCGTTGCTTGCGGCGACCGCAGTCCTCTGTTTTGCGAGCACCACCTTCGCCAGCGATCCGACCGTCACGGCGGTCGCATCCGCCGATCAAGTCCAGGTCGCAGAACCGTTCACGCTGGAGATAACTGTTGAAGCCAACCAAGGCAGTAAAGTCACGTTCCCTGAGGGGCAGACCGCTCTTGGTGACTTTGACGTTCGTGACACATCGGATGCTTTCGACATCCCGTCGGCGGACGATCCTGGGAAGCGAACATGGACTCGAGTATTGAAGCTGGAATCGCTCGCTGCCGGCGAACTGCAAATCCCTCCTATGAACATTCAAGTCGGTGAGAATGGAAAGGTAGCGTTGTTGGCTACTCAGCCGGTCCGCGTCCGCGTCGCAAGTGTCCTCGAAGATCGGGCTGACCCCACACAATTTCGCGATATCGAATCGGTCGTCGATGTTTCCATTCCTGAAAACAATAGGAATTCGATGGTCTCATGGGGGACCGGAATCGCCGGGCTGGCAGCGTTAGCGTTGTTGGTGGGCGTTGCGGTTCAGCGGAGGCGTCGATGGACGACTCCTTTGGCGTGGGCAAGGGAACAGTTCGATGCGCTAGACCCCGCTGACGAGTTCGTTCTCGCCAAATTGTCTCATGTTGCTCGTGAATTCCTGGTGATGCAGTTCGAGATGCCTGAAACCGGCAGCACCCCGCAGGAGATCACCGCACGCTTGCTCACTGAATCGCAGATTGATGCGAAAACTTGCGATCGATTTAACGAACTTTTTGATCTTGCTGATAAATCGAAGTTCGCTGGATTGCAGCTGTCGCCTGATGAATCGGCAAGAGCTATCGGTGATTCGCGAACATTGATTGAGCAATTAGCAAACGATTTAGACCGTAACTGA